In one window of Cellulophaga sp. HaHa_2_95 DNA:
- the rnc gene encoding ribonuclease III, with amino-acid sequence MNFPSNIFNSHSKEDGDFFLGMTRILGFKPRKLAVYKKAFLHRSANIKDEDGMPMNYERLEFLGDSMLGTIISKYLYSEVPTGDEGYLTKMRSKIVSREHLNELGKDLNLIHFVESRIPKSHFGDNIHGNVFEALVGAIYLDRGYKYCEKFISKRVIDPYVDIEQLEGKVISYKSLLIEWCQKQKKSFYYDIYEDTGNDAVKHFAVKLHINKKIISKARATSKKKAEEIASKRAYYALQNKIDKE; translated from the coding sequence ATGAATTTTCCCTCAAATATATTTAATTCCCATTCTAAAGAGGATGGGGATTTTTTTTTAGGGATGACCCGAATTTTAGGTTTTAAACCTAGAAAACTGGCTGTTTATAAGAAAGCTTTTTTACACAGATCTGCGAATATTAAGGATGAAGATGGTATGCCTATGAATTATGAGCGCCTAGAGTTTTTGGGCGATTCTATGTTAGGAACTATCATTTCTAAATATTTATATAGTGAGGTTCCTACGGGAGATGAAGGCTACTTGACAAAAATGCGCTCTAAAATTGTAAGCAGAGAACATTTAAATGAATTAGGGAAAGACTTAAATCTAATTCACTTTGTAGAAAGTAGAATACCTAAATCACATTTTGGCGATAATATACACGGAAATGTCTTTGAGGCATTAGTGGGGGCTATTTATTTAGATCGTGGTTATAAATACTGCGAGAAATTTATTAGTAAGAGAGTTATTGATCCTTATGTTGATATAGAGCAACTAGAAGGTAAAGTGATCAGCTACAAGAGTCTTTTGATAGAATGGTGTCAAAAGCAAAAAAAATCATTCTACTATGATATTTATGAAGATACAGGTAATGATGCGGTAAAGCATTTTGCCGTTAAACTCCATATTAATAAAAAAATAATTTCTAAAGCCAGAGCAACTTCAAAAAAGAAGGCGGAAGAAATTGCTTCTAAAAGAGCTTATTATGCGTTACAAAATAAAATAGATAAAGAATAG
- a CDS encoding IPExxxVDY family protein: MSLDFHEDSFALIALHCNIEDFKLAYTINKFLKSGFKRRKDNLVFSDTISLPVFEWKDTINDRYWMLISNSGQSEESNDNTGLFNDMPSIKKQHLIPEYKNVDYFIKLEQEDLDAETAILKSILAIPKIITAYTINTDTLKSKNNLIF; this comes from the coding sequence ATGTCGCTGGATTTTCACGAAGATTCTTTCGCTTTGATTGCTTTGCATTGTAATATAGAGGACTTTAAACTAGCCTACACCATAAATAAATTTCTTAAATCTGGTTTTAAGAGGCGAAAAGATAATTTAGTTTTTTCTGATACTATTTCGCTTCCAGTTTTTGAATGGAAGGATACTATAAATGACCGCTATTGGATGCTGATATCAAACAGTGGCCAATCTGAAGAAAGTAACGATAATACGGGGTTGTTTAATGACATGCCTTCTATTAAGAAACAACATTTAATTCCGGAATATAAAAACGTTGATTATTTTATAAAGTTAGAGCAAGAAGATTTAGACGCAGAAACTGCAATTTTAAAATCAATATTGGCTATACCTAAAATAATCACCGCTTATACGATAAACACAGATACCTTAAAATCTAAAAATAATTTAATATTTTAA
- the pyk gene encoding pyruvate kinase — translation MPTKKKTKIVATLGPATSKKEVLRDMINAGVDVFRINFSHADYEDVAERIKMIRELNDELGLNVSILGDLQGPKLRVGVMAGEVVVAPGDEITFVTGKPFEGTAERVYMNYTSFPKDVNVGEKILLDDGKLMFEVLSTNKENEVKAKVIQGGPLKSKKGVNLPNTNISLPALTEKDIKDAIFAISQKVDWIALSFVRFSQDLIDLQNLIKEHTDEKIPIIAKIEKPEAVENIDKIVAYCDGLMVARGDLGVEVPAQEVPLIQKQLVLRAKRARIPVIIATQMMETMITSLTPTRAEVNDVANSVMDGADAVMLSGETSVGNYPVQVIEKMSSILETVENSSLIKVPHEAPHVRTKRFITKSVCYHAALMANDIKAKAISTLTNSGYTAFQISAWRPSAHILVFTSNRRILTQLNLLWGVKAFYYDKYVTTDETIEDVNKMACEKGFLEVGDMLVSLAAMPMKDKGMVNTLRVTEIEALHMQA, via the coding sequence ATGCCGACTAAAAAAAAGACAAAGATTGTTGCTACACTAGGGCCTGCTACAAGTAAGAAAGAAGTTCTAAGAGATATGATTAATGCTGGAGTAGATGTCTTTAGGATTAATTTTTCTCATGCAGATTACGAAGATGTTGCAGAGCGTATTAAAATGATCCGTGAGCTTAATGATGAGTTAGGATTGAATGTCTCTATATTAGGAGATTTACAAGGTCCTAAGTTAAGAGTGGGTGTAATGGCAGGAGAAGTTGTTGTTGCTCCTGGTGACGAAATTACTTTCGTTACAGGAAAACCTTTTGAAGGTACAGCAGAACGCGTGTACATGAATTATACGTCTTTCCCTAAAGATGTAAATGTAGGCGAGAAGATTCTCTTAGATGATGGAAAGTTGATGTTTGAAGTGCTTTCTACTAATAAAGAGAATGAAGTTAAGGCAAAAGTTATTCAAGGAGGTCCTTTAAAATCTAAAAAAGGGGTAAACCTACCAAATACAAACATATCACTACCTGCATTAACAGAGAAAGATATTAAGGATGCTATCTTTGCTATTTCACAAAAAGTAGATTGGATTGCATTATCATTTGTTCGTTTTAGTCAAGATTTAATAGATCTTCAAAACCTTATCAAAGAGCACACAGATGAGAAAATTCCAATTATTGCTAAAATAGAAAAGCCAGAAGCGGTAGAGAATATTGATAAAATTGTAGCTTATTGTGATGGTTTAATGGTTGCTCGTGGAGATTTAGGGGTAGAAGTTCCTGCACAAGAAGTTCCATTAATTCAAAAGCAATTAGTGTTACGTGCTAAGAGAGCTAGAATTCCTGTAATTATTGCCACTCAAATGATGGAGACGATGATTACAAGTTTAACACCAACAAGAGCAGAAGTAAATGATGTTGCTAACTCTGTAATGGATGGTGCTGATGCTGTAATGTTATCTGGAGAAACTTCTGTAGGTAATTACCCAGTTCAGGTTATTGAAAAAATGTCTAGCATTTTAGAAACAGTAGAAAATTCTAGCTTAATAAAAGTGCCACATGAAGCACCTCATGTAAGAACAAAAAGATTTATTACAAAATCTGTTTGTTACCATGCAGCATTAATGGCGAATGATATTAAAGCAAAAGCAATATCTACTTTAACTAACAGTGGGTATACAGCTTTTCAAATTTCTGCTTGGAGACCTAGCGCTCATATTTTAGTATTTACTTCTAATAGAAGAATATTAACACAGCTAAATTTATTGTGGGGGGTAAAAGCATTCTACTATGATAAATATGTTACGACTGATGAAACTATCGAGGATGTAAACAAAATGGCTTGCGAAAAAGGATTCCTAGAAGTAGGAGATATGTTAGTGAGTCTTGCGGCAATGCCGATGAAAGATAAAGGTATGGTAAATACCTTAAGAGTAACAGAAATAGAAGCTTTACATATGCAAGCTTAA
- a CDS encoding AraC family transcriptional regulator — translation MKYEFYDTNLGSIFGLTDDIKKDEKSFRINSSTISFLWNRNSTALELTIDDATILLQPNQIVTTTYLHHVSFVRTELPLTSFLFNREFYCIADHDSEVSCNGILFFGTQDLPVITIPEAQEKKFETLYEIFQDEFNTPDKIQGDMLQMLLKRLIIICTRLAKDQLILKDFDNEQVDVIRKFNVLVDTHYKTKRKVAAYADLLFKSPKTLSNLFAKYNQKSPQQIILERITLEAKRLMQYTDKQNQEIAFELGFNDSAHFSSFFKKMTSISPTQYRENKSILG, via the coding sequence ATGAAATACGAATTCTACGATACTAATTTAGGATCCATATTTGGGTTAACAGATGATATCAAGAAAGACGAAAAATCATTCCGTATTAATTCTTCTACTATTAGTTTTTTGTGGAACAGGAATAGTACCGCTTTAGAACTTACCATTGATGATGCAACCATCTTATTACAGCCTAATCAGATTGTTACCACCACATACTTGCATCATGTTTCCTTTGTAAGAACGGAGTTGCCTTTAACTAGTTTTTTATTCAATAGAGAATTTTACTGTATTGCAGATCACGATAGTGAGGTGTCCTGTAATGGAATTTTATTTTTCGGTACGCAAGATTTACCGGTGATAACAATTCCTGAAGCCCAAGAGAAAAAATTTGAAACACTTTATGAAATTTTTCAGGACGAATTTAATACTCCTGATAAAATTCAAGGAGATATGCTTCAAATGCTTTTAAAGCGGTTAATAATTATTTGTACGCGTTTGGCTAAAGACCAGCTTATCTTGAAAGATTTTGATAATGAACAAGTAGATGTTATCAGAAAATTTAATGTTTTGGTAGATACGCACTACAAGACAAAGAGAAAGGTAGCTGCGTATGCCGATTTACTTTTTAAGAGCCCTAAAACTCTTTCTAACCTCTTTGCAAAATACAATCAGAAATCACCACAACAAATTATATTAGAACGTATTACTTTAGAGGCAAAGCGTTTAATGCAGTATACGGATAAGCAAAATCAAGAGATTGCTTTTGAACTTGGCTTTAATGATTCTGCCCATTTTAGTAGTTTTTTCAAAAAAATGACGAGTATCTCTCCTACACAATACCGTGAAAACAAGTCGATCTTAGGCTAA
- a CDS encoding carboxymuconolactone decarboxylase family protein, with product MSTFNVPKRDEVSSSNQALFDNLEKAVGFVPNLYATYAYSENALQNYLALSGAKTSLKAKEKEVVNLAVSQVNECSYCLAAHTAIGKMNGFTDEQILELRAGKASFDPKLNALAALSKNITENRGGTDAAVVANFFAAGWTKENLVDTIVLVGDKTISNYLHKTTDVPVDFPEVSLAL from the coding sequence ATGAGCACATTTAATGTACCTAAAAGAGACGAAGTATCAAGTTCAAATCAGGCCTTATTTGACAATTTAGAAAAAGCAGTAGGATTTGTACCTAATTTATATGCAACCTATGCCTATAGCGAAAATGCATTACAAAATTATTTAGCCCTGAGTGGTGCAAAAACATCACTTAAAGCAAAAGAAAAAGAAGTGGTAAACTTAGCCGTAAGTCAAGTTAATGAATGTTCGTATTGTTTAGCAGCACATACAGCAATCGGAAAAATGAACGGCTTTACAGACGAGCAAATTTTAGAATTACGAGCAGGTAAAGCATCTTTTGATCCTAAATTAAATGCTTTAGCAGCATTATCTAAAAACATTACGGAAAACAGAGGTGGTACAGATGCTGCTGTGGTAGCGAATTTCTTTGCAGCAGGGTGGACCAAAGAAAACTTAGTAGATACGATAGTGTTAGTAGGCGATAAAACAATTTCTAACTATTTACATAAAACTACAGATGTACCTGTAGATTTTCCAGAAGTATCTCTAGCACTTTAA
- a CDS encoding plastocyanin/azurin family copper-binding protein, with protein MKNLVVVLAVALGSLFSVNAQDMKMGKTIALEQTKGEFTQKQITVDEGTYTFEIANNAVGHDVGFVLVKKGQDITKPENHIQTAYVTKAVGTGLKQTSKPTTLTKGEYVYFCPLNPTSTDNILTVK; from the coding sequence ATGAAAAATTTAGTAGTAGTATTAGCCGTAGCCTTAGGATCATTATTTTCAGTAAATGCGCAAGACATGAAAATGGGTAAAACAATTGCACTAGAGCAAACTAAGGGTGAGTTTACGCAAAAGCAAATTACAGTTGATGAAGGCACCTATACTTTTGAAATTGCAAACAATGCGGTAGGGCATGATGTAGGATTCGTTTTGGTGAAAAAGGGACAAGACATTACTAAACCAGAAAACCACATACAAACAGCTTATGTTACTAAAGCAGTAGGTACTGGTTTAAAGCAAACGTCTAAGCCAACAACCTTAACAAAAGGGGAATACGTTTATTTCTGTCCGTTAAACCCAACGTCTACAGATAACATACTAACAGTAAAATAA
- the dinB gene encoding DNA polymerase IV, whose product MPIDLPIRKIIHVDMDAFYASVEELDNPDLKGKPLAVGGSEIRGVVSAANYEARKYGVRSAMSGVMAKRNCPQLTFVKPRFERYKEISQQIRKIFYDYTDLVEPLSLDEAYLDVTVNKKGNPSASLIAEEIRQRIFDELGLAASAGISINKFIAKVASDYNKPNGQKTVNPEEVIEFLEKLEIRKFYGVGKVTTEKMYKLGIFTGFDLKQKSEAFLTEHFGKSGAYYYHVVRGVHNSTVKPHRIPKSVGAERTFSENLSSEIFMLERLEHIANELERRLKKSTISGKTITLKIKYSDFTLQTRSKTLRYYISDKNLILETAKELLYQEKLENSVRLLGISLANLNTDKKEKTEEKKMVTIQLQFDF is encoded by the coding sequence ATGCCAATTGATTTGCCTATTAGAAAAATTATTCATGTAGATATGGATGCCTTTTATGCGTCCGTAGAAGAACTGGATAATCCTGATTTAAAAGGGAAGCCATTAGCCGTTGGCGGTAGTGAAATTAGAGGAGTTGTTTCTGCAGCAAATTATGAAGCAAGAAAGTACGGCGTACGCAGTGCAATGAGTGGTGTGATGGCCAAACGCAACTGTCCGCAACTAACCTTTGTAAAACCCAGATTTGAGCGTTACAAAGAGATATCTCAGCAAATTAGAAAAATTTTTTATGACTATACAGATTTGGTAGAGCCTTTATCTTTAGACGAAGCTTACCTTGATGTTACGGTGAATAAAAAAGGAAACCCCTCTGCTTCTTTAATTGCAGAGGAAATAAGGCAGCGCATTTTTGATGAATTAGGACTTGCCGCTTCTGCCGGTATCTCTATCAACAAATTTATTGCTAAAGTTGCTAGTGACTACAACAAACCAAACGGGCAAAAAACAGTAAATCCAGAAGAGGTCATTGAATTTTTAGAGAAATTAGAAATTAGAAAATTCTATGGTGTTGGAAAGGTAACCACAGAAAAGATGTATAAGTTAGGAATTTTCACGGGTTTTGATTTAAAACAAAAATCTGAAGCCTTTTTAACGGAACATTTTGGCAAGAGTGGAGCCTATTATTACCATGTAGTAAGAGGAGTGCATAACAGTACCGTAAAACCACATCGCATTCCAAAATCTGTAGGAGCAGAACGTACGTTTAGTGAAAACTTAAGTAGTGAAATTTTTATGCTAGAACGTTTAGAGCATATTGCAAACGAGCTAGAACGCCGTTTAAAAAAATCTACTATTTCCGGCAAAACTATTACCTTAAAAATTAAGTATAGCGATTTTACTTTGCAAACACGAAGCAAAACCTTGCGCTATTATATTTCGGATAAAAATCTCATATTAGAAACCGCAAAAGAACTTTTATATCAGGAGAAATTAGAAAACTCTGTACGCTTATTAGGAATATCATTAGCAAATTTAAACACCGATAAAAAAGAAAAAACCGAAGAGAAAAAAATGGTGACCATTCAATTACAATTCGATTTTTAA
- a CDS encoding NAD(P)H-binding protein, translating to MKRKDKTAIILGATGLTGGLLLERLLHDERYEKIKLFSRSSVAIKNPKIEEHLVDLLALEEHTANFTADEVFCCIGTTKKKTPDNETYRKIDYGIPVAAAKAAKNNGINTFIVISALGASAKSNVFYNKVKGEMEEAVLEQEMTRTFILQPSLIGGDRTEKRTGEWLFKQVMKVVDVLLVGPLKKYRTIAPDTLAAAMIWLANNEYKEARIASDRIKTLVQ from the coding sequence ATGAAAAGAAAAGATAAGACCGCAATTATACTTGGTGCTACCGGGCTAACAGGAGGACTCTTGCTAGAACGACTGTTGCACGATGAACGTTATGAGAAAATTAAATTATTTTCAAGATCATCGGTAGCAATAAAGAATCCTAAAATAGAAGAACATTTAGTAGATCTTTTAGCGCTAGAGGAACATACAGCTAACTTTACAGCAGATGAGGTATTTTGTTGTATTGGAACGACTAAAAAGAAAACTCCAGATAATGAAACCTATCGAAAGATAGATTATGGCATTCCTGTTGCTGCAGCAAAAGCAGCGAAAAATAATGGAATTAATACATTTATTGTAATTTCCGCATTGGGCGCAAGCGCAAAAAGTAATGTGTTTTACAACAAGGTAAAAGGAGAAATGGAAGAAGCGGTATTGGAACAAGAAATGACGAGAACGTTTATATTGCAGCCCTCTTTGATTGGAGGAGATAGAACTGAAAAAAGAACTGGAGAATGGCTGTTTAAGCAAGTAATGAAGGTGGTAGATGTCTTACTTGTAGGTCCGTTGAAAAAGTACAGAACTATCGCGCCAGATACGTTGGCAGCAGCAATGATTTGGTTGGCAAATAATGAATACAAAGAAGCTAGAATAGCATCAGATAGGATTAAGACTTTAGTGCAATAA
- a CDS encoding CYTH domain-containing protein — protein sequence MVEIERKFLVLSDAYKGEASAKIRIVQGFLNTDPERTVRVRIKGEQGFLTIKGKGNDTGVSRFEWEKEITISEAEALLKIVEPGGIEKFRYEVLVGNHTFEVDEFFGENEGLIVAEVELKSEDEAFKKPVWLGEEVSGIIKYYNSQLCKHPYKSW from the coding sequence ATGGTTGAAATAGAACGAAAATTTTTAGTGTTATCTGATGCTTATAAGGGAGAGGCAAGCGCTAAAATTAGAATAGTTCAGGGCTTTTTAAATACAGATCCTGAACGTACGGTAAGGGTACGAATCAAAGGAGAACAAGGATTTTTAACCATAAAGGGAAAAGGAAATGATACGGGTGTCTCTCGGTTTGAATGGGAAAAAGAGATTACTATTTCGGAAGCAGAAGCCTTGCTGAAAATTGTAGAACCTGGTGGTATCGAGAAGTTCAGGTATGAAGTACTAGTAGGCAATCATACCTTTGAGGTTGATGAGTTCTTTGGTGAAAATGAAGGCTTGATAGTCGCTGAGGTTGAGTTGAAATCAGAGGACGAAGCTTTCAAAAAGCCAGTATGGTTAGGAGAAGAAGTCTCAGGAATAATAAAATATTACAATTCGCAATTGTGTAAGCACCCTTATAAGTCTTGGTAA
- a CDS encoding TetR/AcrR family transcriptional regulator — MINKDRFLEIAIAKFTRFGCKRFTLDDLAHEMGISKKTIYETFDTKETIVTDSLDFLLKKTELEIVAITAKKEANPILSIIEIYRIGFLFVKNMSPAYINGLKKYYPKSNTLYSDFKLRFTHKHLKELLERAKKRNLIQATINIDLTCNLYFGNLENLSSISSNLFETYTVDEILEYFVIIHLKGIVTEDYLKAYKY; from the coding sequence ATGATAAATAAAGATCGTTTTTTAGAAATAGCTATAGCTAAATTCACAAGATTTGGATGTAAGAGATTCACCTTAGATGATTTAGCTCATGAGATGGGAATTTCTAAAAAAACGATTTATGAAACTTTTGACACAAAAGAAACAATAGTTACTGATAGTTTGGATTTTCTTTTAAAGAAGACTGAACTTGAAATTGTAGCGATTACGGCTAAAAAAGAAGCAAACCCAATCCTGTCTATCATTGAGATCTACAGGATTGGGTTTCTTTTTGTTAAAAATATGAGTCCGGCGTACATCAACGGATTAAAAAAATACTATCCAAAATCCAATACGCTGTATTCAGATTTTAAACTGCGTTTTACACATAAGCACCTTAAGGAATTATTGGAAAGAGCCAAAAAAAGAAACCTCATACAAGCAACCATAAACATTGATCTTACTTGTAATCTCTATTTTGGTAACTTAGAAAACCTAAGCTCAATATCTTCTAATTTGTTTGAAACCTATACCGTCGATGAAATTTTAGAATACTTCGTTATCATTCATTTAAAAGGAATTGTTACGGAAGACTATTTGAAAGCTTACAAATATTAG
- a CDS encoding efflux transporter outer membrane subunit yields the protein MKTIINRKNITKTMLLSVVLVTLQGCFVAKDYKRPELAETEALYRTDNLPTDSVSMADVSWKTMFTDPYLNEYIQEGLENNMDVRIALQQMIAAQAYAKQGKAGYFPTLSVGANYTRQEFSENSQFGSLFTGGLDTYDVTADLSWEADIWGKIRSNKRASQADYLQNVAGHQAVKTQLISSIANTYYNLLALDAQLEVTKETIATRESGVVTIKALKDAGQVTQVAVDQNVAQYNSARALQVDIDAAIFKAENTLSILLGKAPQKFERSSLDTQSMDQEMKLGVPTTLLRNRPDVMAAEYALIKDFELTNVANSSFYPSLTLTASGGLQSLELDNLFNANSLFATIVGGLTQPLLNQRKLKTQKEVALANQESSLLNFKKTLLVAGSEVSNALYTYEAETKKFEFRKNEVEALRTAEANSEELLKNGYANYLDLLTARQSALSAELNIIDSKLQQLVAIVDLYEALGGGWK from the coding sequence ATGAAAACTATTATAAACCGTAAAAATATAACTAAAACCATGCTCTTAAGTGTGGTTTTAGTAACCCTTCAAGGTTGCTTTGTTGCAAAAGATTACAAACGTCCAGAATTAGCAGAAACCGAAGCACTTTACCGTACCGACAACTTACCTACGGATAGTGTTTCTATGGCCGATGTTTCTTGGAAAACTATGTTCACTGATCCCTATTTGAATGAGTATATACAGGAGGGTCTTGAAAACAACATGGATGTCCGTATTGCTCTTCAGCAAATGATCGCCGCACAAGCATATGCGAAGCAAGGTAAAGCCGGGTATTTCCCAACATTAAGCGTTGGCGCCAATTATACCCGTCAAGAATTTTCAGAAAATAGCCAATTTGGATCTCTATTTACCGGAGGTTTGGATACTTATGACGTAACAGCAGACTTGTCATGGGAAGCAGATATCTGGGGAAAAATAAGAAGCAATAAAAGAGCATCGCAAGCAGATTATTTACAAAACGTTGCAGGTCATCAAGCTGTAAAAACTCAACTTATTTCCAGCATTGCAAATACCTATTACAACTTATTAGCTTTAGACGCTCAATTAGAAGTAACCAAAGAAACTATAGCTACAAGAGAAAGTGGTGTAGTCACTATTAAGGCATTGAAAGATGCGGGTCAAGTAACTCAAGTTGCCGTTGATCAAAACGTAGCACAATACAATAGTGCCAGAGCATTACAAGTAGATATTGATGCTGCCATTTTTAAAGCAGAAAACACCCTTAGTATACTCTTAGGTAAAGCACCGCAAAAGTTCGAAAGAAGCAGCCTTGATACGCAAAGTATGGATCAGGAAATGAAACTGGGCGTTCCAACAACCTTACTGAGAAACAGACCAGATGTTATGGCTGCAGAATATGCTTTAATCAAAGATTTTGAGCTCACGAATGTAGCGAATAGTAGCTTTTATCCATCATTAACGCTAACCGCTTCTGGTGGTTTACAAAGTTTAGAGTTAGATAATTTATTTAACGCCAATTCCTTATTCGCAACCATTGTAGGTGGATTGACACAACCCCTTTTAAATCAAAGGAAATTAAAAACGCAAAAAGAAGTTGCCCTAGCAAACCAAGAAAGTTCTTTATTAAATTTCAAAAAGACGTTATTGGTTGCAGGCAGCGAGGTATCAAATGCTTTATACACCTACGAGGCAGAAACTAAAAAATTTGAATTTAGAAAGAACGAAGTGGAAGCTTTACGTACAGCAGAAGCAAATTCTGAAGAATTACTTAAAAATGGGTATGCTAACTATTTAGATCTATTAACTGCAAGACAAAGCGCCTTGAGTGCAGAACTTAACATCATAGATAGCAAACTACAACAACTTGTTGCTATTGTAGATTTATATGAAGCTCTTGGTGGTGGATGGAAATAA